From the genome of Miscanthus floridulus cultivar M001 chromosome 10, ASM1932011v1, whole genome shotgun sequence, one region includes:
- the LOC136490260 gene encoding pentatricopeptide repeat-containing protein CRR2, chloroplastic-like, producing MAKFQERLNWSLMICQDKFEAAKLQKMKTDAIQELESCVNRSIDDSIRVLPYVVDQIKSTLVHRYTRLITASSASTPVSLRALLPIHACTIVLGVSANLALATSLLAGVAPASLAYACRVFDAAPVRDAYMWNTLLCAHGHSQSSHTADTLALYKWMHAAGVVLDHYTYPIVLPACVAACEPWPRQVAHGDAVRFALTGDGFVDG from the exons ATGGCCAAGTTTCAG GAACGGTTGAACTGGTCATTGATGATCTGTCAAGACAAGTTTGAAGCAGCCAAGCTCCAGAAGATGAAAACAGATGCAATTCAGGAACTGGAATCCTGTGTCAACAGATCTATTGATGACAGCATCAGGGTCCTCCCCTATGTGGTGGACCAGATCAAGTCCACCCTCGTCCACCGCTACACTCGCCTCATCACTGCTTCCTCCGCCTCCACCCCAGTCTCCCTGCGCGCCCTCCTCCCCATCCATGCCTGCACCATCGTCCTCGGTGTATCCGCCAACCTGGCCTTAGCCACCAGCCTCCTCGCCGGTGTGGCGCCTGCCTCCCTCGCCTACGCATGCAGGGTGTTCGACGCCGCGCCTGTACGTGATGCCTACATGTGGAACACCCTCCTTTGCGCGCACGGCCACTCCCAGTCGTCGCACACCGCTGATACCCTCGCCCTCTACAAGTGGATGCATGCTGCGGGTGTCGTGCTAGACCATTACACCTACCCAATTGTGCTCCCGGCTTGTGTGGCTGCGTGTGAGCCGTGGCCCAGACAGGTTGCGCATGGTGACGCGGTGCGGTTCGCGCTCACTGGGGACGGGTTTGttgatggctag